GTCGCCCTGCCGGAGGCCCAGGTCGTGCAGGGCGACCGCGAGCTGTCGCGAGGAGTCGTCGAGCTCGCGGTAGGTGATCGTGCGGCCGCTGCCGGCCATCACGACAGCGGCCTTGTCGGGCGTGGTCTGGGCGTAGGTGCCGGGGTACATGCACCGACCCTACGACCGTCGGGCGGAGCCCTCCATGATCACGCCGACCGCCGTCACGAGCTGGTCCGCGAGCTGGTCGTGGGGCAGCAGGCCCATGCCGGACTGCAGGAGCGCGCCGCTGAAGGCGAACGCCAACGTCATCAGGAGGTCGGGTGAGGCGTCCTCCCCGATCGCGACCCGGAACAGCTCGACCCAGTGGGTGCCGATCTCCACGCGGAGCCGCTCGACCTCGGGGTCGGTGCCGAGGAGGCTGCGGGTGACCGCGGCGGCCAGCGCGGGTGAGCCGGTGATCAGGTCGGCCAGGTAGGTGGCGGTCTGCTGCATCCGCTTGGTCGGCGACCGGCCGGTCAGCCGGGGCCCGGGGGCGTCGACGAGCATGCGCCAGAACATCTCGGCGTAGAGGTGGTCCTTGGACGCGACGTAGGTGTACGCCGTCGCCGGCGAGACGCCCGCGTGGGCGGCGACCATGCGGATCGTGAGCTGCTCGTGGCCGACGTCCTCGAGCACCTCCGCGGCGGCGGCGAGGAGCTTCTCGACGGTCTCCTGCTGCCGGGCGTTGAGGCTCCGGCGCGGGTGGTCTGCCCGGTGGTCGAGCTCAGTCGAGACCATCGAGCCGCCCGGCGTAGACGTCCGGCATCCGCGGTCGCACCTGGTCGACGATCGGCAGCGACAGGCCGAGCTCGGCCGCCAGCTCCTGGGCGGCAGCGAGGTCCTTGTCCGCCAGGCCGGACGCCCACGCCTGCTGCTCCTCGCCGATCGTGTAGTCGACCGCCTTGAGCTGCAGGTGCAGCAGCGGGGCGACGGTGTCCTCGGCCTGCTCCAGCACGCGCAACAGGGTCGCGGGGCCCACTCCCCCGGCGGCGGCCAGGCTCGTCGCCTCGCGTACGGCGGCCCAGGTCGCGTAGGTGATCGCGTTGCGGGCCAGCTTGGTCGTCATCCCGGCACCGAGCGGCCCGCAGTGCACGACCGAACGGGAGAACGCCTCGAGCACGGGCACCGCCGCCGCGACCTCGTCGTCGGGGCCGCCGACCATGGTGACCAGGCCGTTCCTGGCC
This genomic window from Nocardioides marmoribigeumensis contains:
- a CDS encoding TetR/AcrR family transcriptional regulator; amino-acid sequence: MVSTELDHRADHPRRSLNARQQETVEKLLAAAAEVLEDVGHEQLTIRMVAAHAGVSPATAYTYVASKDHLYAEMFWRMLVDAPGPRLTGRSPTKRMQQTATYLADLITGSPALAAAVTRSLLGTDPEVERLRVEIGTHWVELFRVAIGEDASPDLLMTLAFAFSGALLQSGMGLLPHDQLADQLVTAVGVIMEGSARRS
- a CDS encoding NAD(P)-dependent oxidoreductase; its protein translation is MADLRAGVIGLGMIGGGVAVSLARSGHPAAAVFDVRPEAADGLEGVPACVASPAEVAQACDVVLVAVVDADQARAVLTGDDGVLAGSRPGLTVVLLSTVGLAAVRELADLCAGSGVTLLDAGVTNGPEAARNGLVTMVGGPDDEVAAAVPVLEAFSRSVVHCGPLGAGMTTKLARNAITYATWAAVREATSLAAAGGVGPATLLRVLEQAEDTVAPLLHLQLKAVDYTIGEEQQAWASGLADKDLAAAQELAAELGLSLPIVDQVRPRMPDVYAGRLDGLD